A genome region from Cystobacter fuscus DSM 2262 includes the following:
- the mtnC gene encoding acireductone synthase translates to MLRAIVTDIEGTTSSLSFVHEVLFPYAARHLEDFVRARGHEPQVRRLLDGARELAGGDLDDARLVAVLRRWMEEDRKVGPLKGLQGLMWEEGYRRGDFQGHVYEDAARRLREWHARGLRLYVYSSGSVHAQMLLFRHTRFGDLTPLFRGYFDTGIGGKKEAASYAEIVRELGLPAEDILFLSDVRAELDAAAASGLRTACLLRGEGPTVDPGPHPVAHSFDELSV, encoded by the coding sequence ATGCTCCGGGCCATCGTCACCGACATCGAGGGCACCACCTCGAGCCTGTCCTTCGTCCACGAGGTGCTCTTCCCGTACGCGGCGCGCCACCTGGAGGACTTCGTGCGCGCCCGTGGCCACGAGCCCCAGGTGCGCCGGTTGTTGGACGGGGCCCGGGAGCTGGCCGGGGGCGACCTGGACGATGCACGGCTCGTGGCCGTGCTGCGGCGGTGGATGGAGGAGGACCGGAAGGTGGGGCCGCTCAAGGGGCTCCAGGGCCTCATGTGGGAGGAGGGCTACCGCCGGGGAGACTTCCAGGGCCACGTCTATGAGGACGCCGCCCGGCGGCTGCGCGAGTGGCACGCCCGGGGATTGCGTCTGTATGTCTATTCCTCGGGCTCGGTGCACGCGCAGATGCTGCTCTTCCGCCACACCCGCTTCGGGGACCTGACGCCGCTGTTCCGCGGGTACTTCGACACCGGCATCGGCGGCAAGAAGGAGGCGGCCTCCTACGCGGAGATCGTCCGGGAGCTGGGATTGCCCGCCGAGGACATCCTCTTCCTGTCGGACGTGCGGGCGGAACTGGACGCGGCGGCCGCCTCGGGCCTGCGCACCGCCTGCCTCCTGCGCGGCGAGGGCCCCACCGTGGACCCGGGGCCTCACCCGGTGGCGCACAGCTTCGACGAGCTGTCTGTCTAG
- a CDS encoding LLM class flavin-dependent oxidoreductase: MVPFSVLDLSPILKGFDAAQSFRNSLDLARHAERWGFRRYWLAEHHGMPGIASAATSVVIGHVAGGTSTIRVGSGGIMLPNHSPLVIAEQFGTLESLYPGRIDLGLGRAPGTDQRTAQALRRNLVASSDSFPQDVLELQSYFRPATPGQRTRAVPGEGLNVPLWLLGSSLFSAQLAAALGLPFAFASHFAPELMWSAIEMYREQFKPSEALARPYVMLCANVFAADTDAEATRLFTTLQQHFLNLQRGTPGIMQPPVDDMDARWTELERARVEHSLACSFVGSPATVRQGLERFLQRTRADELMVTAQIHDHAARLHSFELAAQVRDALAASAPAAQPPAPV, encoded by the coding sequence ATGGTTCCCTTCTCCGTCCTCGATTTGTCGCCCATCCTCAAGGGCTTCGACGCCGCGCAGTCCTTCCGCAACTCCCTGGACCTGGCCCGCCACGCCGAGCGCTGGGGCTTCCGGCGCTACTGGCTGGCCGAGCACCACGGCATGCCGGGCATCGCCAGCGCGGCGACCTCGGTGGTCATCGGCCACGTGGCCGGAGGCACCTCCACCATCCGCGTCGGGTCGGGAGGCATCATGCTGCCCAACCACTCGCCGTTGGTGATCGCCGAGCAGTTCGGCACGCTGGAGTCGCTCTACCCGGGCCGCATCGACCTGGGGCTCGGGCGGGCGCCGGGGACGGACCAGCGCACGGCCCAGGCCTTGCGCCGCAACCTCGTGGCCAGCTCCGATTCCTTCCCCCAGGACGTGCTCGAGCTGCAGTCCTACTTCCGTCCGGCCACGCCCGGCCAGCGGACGCGGGCCGTGCCGGGCGAGGGGCTCAATGTGCCCCTGTGGCTGTTGGGCTCCAGCCTCTTCAGCGCCCAGCTCGCCGCCGCGCTCGGCCTGCCGTTCGCCTTCGCCTCGCACTTCGCCCCCGAGCTGATGTGGTCGGCCATCGAGATGTACCGCGAGCAGTTCAAGCCCTCCGAGGCCCTGGCACGGCCCTACGTCATGCTCTGCGCCAACGTCTTCGCCGCCGACACGGACGCCGAGGCCACGCGCCTGTTCACCACGCTCCAGCAGCACTTCCTCAACCTGCAGCGCGGCACGCCTGGAATCATGCAGCCGCCCGTGGACGACATGGACGCGCGCTGGACGGAGCTGGAGCGCGCCCGGGTGGAGCACTCGCTGGCCTGTTCGTTCGTCGGCTCGCCCGCCACCGTGCGCCAGGGACTGGAGCGCTTCCTCCAGCGCACGCGCGCGGACGAGTTGATGGTGACGGCGCAGATCCACGACCACGCCGCCCGGCTGCACTCCTTCGAGCTCGCCGCGCAGGTGCGCGACGCACTCGCCGCGAGCGCTCCGGCTGCCCAGCCCCCGGCGCCGGTGTAG
- a CDS encoding methylthioribulose 1-phosphate dehydratase: MDGMEQMGARGEELSRAGRLFFDRGWVPATAGNFSARLDARHMVITASGRHKGELGAGDFLVVGLEDETLKDVRPPGGKPSAETALHLRRYRSGPDVGAVLHTHSLAATVLSRLNPGGVVLEGYEVLKALPGVDSHTARLEVPVFGNDQDIPRLAARVEAHLSAHPGLPGYLIEGHGLYTWGRSVAEARRHVEAFEFLLACELEVRRLSR, translated from the coding sequence ATGGACGGCATGGAGCAGATGGGTGCTCGAGGCGAGGAGTTGAGCCGCGCGGGCCGGCTCTTCTTCGATCGGGGTTGGGTGCCGGCCACCGCCGGCAACTTCTCGGCGCGGCTGGATGCGCGCCACATGGTCATCACCGCCTCGGGCCGTCACAAGGGCGAGCTCGGCGCCGGGGACTTCCTGGTGGTGGGCCTGGAGGACGAGACCCTGAAGGACGTGCGTCCCCCGGGCGGCAAGCCCTCGGCGGAGACGGCGCTGCACCTGCGGCGCTACCGGAGCGGGCCGGACGTGGGGGCGGTGCTGCACACGCACTCGCTGGCGGCCACGGTGCTCTCGCGCCTGAACCCCGGCGGCGTGGTGCTCGAGGGCTACGAGGTGCTCAAGGCCCTGCCCGGGGTGGACTCGCACACGGCGCGCCTGGAGGTGCCCGTGTTCGGCAATGATCAGGACATTCCCCGGCTGGCCGCCCGCGTGGAGGCCCACTTGAGCGCGCACCCTGGCCTGCCGGGCTACCTCATCGAGGGCCATGGCCTGTACACGTGGGGCCGCTCGGTGGCGGAAGCCCGGCGGCATGTGGAAGCGTTCGAGTTCCTGCTGGCGTGCGAGCTGGAAGTCAGGAGGTTGAGCCGATGA
- a CDS encoding 1,2-dihydroxy-3-keto-5-methylthiopentene dioxygenase: MSELRVFDEADSARARVHTRDFDTIRRELGEVGIRFERWEANRPLTPGAGQEEILAAYEGPVRRLMEERGLQSVDVLGMVPDHPQREAMRARFLEEHTHSEDEVRFFVEGQGLFCIHKAGRVFFVLCEKDDLISVPDGTPHWFDMGPRPRFTAIRLFTSKEGWVARMTGNDIASRFPRLE; this comes from the coding sequence ATGAGCGAGCTGAGGGTTTTCGACGAGGCGGACAGTGCGCGGGCGCGGGTGCACACGCGCGACTTCGACACCATCCGGCGCGAGCTGGGCGAAGTGGGCATCCGCTTCGAGCGCTGGGAGGCGAACCGGCCGCTGACGCCCGGAGCGGGCCAGGAGGAGATCCTCGCGGCCTACGAGGGGCCGGTGCGGCGGCTGATGGAGGAGCGTGGCCTGCAATCGGTGGACGTGCTGGGCATGGTGCCGGACCACCCGCAGCGCGAGGCGATGCGCGCCAGGTTCCTCGAGGAGCACACGCACAGCGAGGACGAGGTGCGCTTCTTCGTCGAGGGACAGGGCCTGTTCTGCATCCACAAGGCGGGCCGCGTCTTCTTCGTGCTGTGCGAGAAGGACGACCTCATCAGCGTGCCGGACGGGACGCCGCACTGGTTCGACATGGGCCCCCGGCCGCGCTTCACCGCCATCCGCCTCTTCACCAGCAAGGAAGGATGGGTGGCGCGGATGACGGGCAATGACATCGCCTCGCGCTTTCCCCGTCTGGAATGA
- a CDS encoding Imm52 family immunity protein produces MGGVPPQALTSDRLTPSNPEHVALAWRIQKRLEERGLFRLMVHPSAMRKTEVSGQS; encoded by the coding sequence GTGGGAGGAGTTCCGCCACAAGCCCTGACTTCCGATCGGCTCACCCCGAGCAATCCCGAGCACGTCGCGCTCGCCTGGCGCATACAGAAACGGCTGGAGGAGCGGGGGCTGTTCCGGTTGATGGTCCACCCGTCTGCCATGCGGAAGACGGAGGTGAGCGGGCAATCATGA